The following proteins come from a genomic window of Streptomyces liliiviolaceus:
- a CDS encoding alcohol dehydrogenase catalytic domain-containing protein yields the protein MRAAVLTQFGAPLTVRELPDPKAGDGEVVVEVLAAGVAPYAAEVFSGKRNYPLVPPVVPGVGGVGRILHIGPDATRLRVGDLVWCDSTVRSRDDALTPDIALQGWSSRGEGGAQLARHLHDGAFAEFMRVPTENVFPLPPAAEDDPARWAALTVHAIPYGGLLAGRLAAGETLLVSGATGNLGSSAVAVALAMGAGRVIAPGRNRAALDLLADRFGPRLRPVPLTGDEATDRAALLEAAGGPIDMVIDLLPPGAPSSASRAAAMTVREYGRVVLMGGVGMLGGDDLALPYPWIMRNSITVRGQWMYPRTANVGIIRLLASGALDLAPERVRSFGLDAVNDALAYAAAHGGPFDRTTLTPSPG from the coding sequence GTGCGAGCAGCAGTTCTGACCCAGTTCGGCGCCCCGCTCACGGTGCGGGAGCTGCCCGACCCCAAGGCCGGAGACGGCGAGGTCGTGGTCGAGGTCCTCGCCGCAGGGGTGGCGCCCTACGCGGCCGAAGTCTTCAGCGGCAAACGCAACTACCCCCTCGTTCCCCCTGTCGTGCCCGGCGTCGGCGGCGTGGGTCGGATCCTGCACATCGGTCCGGACGCCACCCGGCTGCGCGTCGGCGACCTCGTGTGGTGCGACTCGACGGTGCGCTCACGCGACGACGCCCTGACACCCGACATCGCGCTCCAGGGCTGGAGCTCGCGCGGCGAGGGCGGCGCACAGCTCGCCCGCCACCTGCACGACGGCGCGTTCGCCGAGTTCATGCGAGTCCCGACCGAGAACGTCTTCCCGCTGCCCCCGGCGGCAGAAGACGATCCGGCCCGCTGGGCCGCGCTCACCGTGCACGCCATCCCCTACGGCGGACTGCTGGCAGGCCGACTCGCGGCCGGCGAGACCCTGCTCGTCAGCGGCGCCACCGGCAACCTCGGCAGCAGCGCGGTCGCCGTCGCCCTCGCGATGGGCGCGGGCCGGGTGATCGCCCCGGGCCGCAACCGGGCCGCACTCGATCTCCTGGCCGACCGGTTCGGCCCGCGTCTGCGCCCCGTCCCGCTGACCGGGGACGAGGCCACCGACCGCGCGGCACTCCTGGAGGCGGCCGGCGGGCCGATCGACATGGTGATCGACCTCCTCCCGCCCGGCGCGCCCAGCTCGGCGTCGCGCGCGGCGGCCATGACCGTGCGCGAGTACGGACGCGTCGTCCTCATGGGCGGCGTCGGCATGCTCGGTGGCGACGACCTAGCCCTGCCGTACCCATGGATCATGCGCAATTCGATCACCGTACGCGGACAGTGGATGTACCCGCGCACAGCCAATGTCGGCATCATCCGGCTCCTCGCCTCGGGCGCTCTGGACCTCGCCCCCGAACGGGTCCGCTCGTTCGGCCTCGACGCCGTCAACGACGCCCTCGCGTACGCCGCCGCGCACGGCGGCCCGTTCGACCGCACCACCCTCACGCCGTCGCCCGGCTGA
- a CDS encoding LysR family transcriptional regulator, producing the protein MDISSAGLRVLRQIAESGSFTAAATHLGYTQSAVSRQAAALERSAGAVLFERRPDGVRLTASGLTLLRHAHTVLASLAEAERELAGAASRTERVRLGVVLSAGAAILPAALARLAEAGPPLTVTTSEGTTPRLVRALRAGSLDLAVLTSRPPHRPFDGDAPPLHVETVTDTELVVAVPSTGEFAGRTTAHVDELVDAGWIAAPSSRAEPLLGVWPGLPGRPRIVHSVGDWLTKLQLVAGGFGVTTVPSRLSPLLPPGVSLLRVDGAPPEIRRVLVARLPGRPTPAVTAVTRAVTSTA; encoded by the coding sequence ATGGACATCTCCAGTGCGGGACTGCGGGTGCTGCGGCAGATCGCCGAGTCGGGCAGCTTCACCGCGGCGGCCACCCACCTCGGCTACACGCAGTCGGCCGTCTCACGCCAGGCCGCCGCCCTCGAACGCAGCGCCGGCGCCGTCCTGTTCGAGCGCCGCCCGGACGGGGTGCGGCTGACCGCCTCCGGCCTGACCCTGCTGCGGCACGCCCACACGGTCCTGGCCTCGCTCGCGGAGGCCGAGCGTGAGCTCGCCGGCGCCGCCTCCCGGACCGAACGGGTGCGACTGGGCGTGGTCCTGAGCGCGGGCGCGGCCATCCTGCCCGCCGCGCTCGCACGCCTGGCGGAGGCCGGCCCGCCCCTCACGGTCACCACCAGCGAGGGCACCACACCCCGTCTGGTCCGGGCGCTGCGTGCGGGCTCGCTCGACCTTGCCGTGCTGACGTCCCGCCCGCCCCACCGGCCCTTCGACGGCGATGCGCCGCCCCTGCACGTCGAGACCGTCACGGACACCGAGCTGGTGGTGGCGGTGCCCTCGACCGGAGAGTTCGCGGGACGCACCACGGCGCACGTCGACGAGCTGGTCGACGCCGGGTGGATCGCCGCCCCCTCGTCGAGGGCCGAACCGCTGCTCGGTGTCTGGCCCGGCCTGCCCGGACGGCCACGGATCGTCCACTCCGTGGGCGACTGGCTGACCAAACTCCAGCTCGTGGCCGGCGGCTTCGGCGTGACGACGGTGCCGTCCCGGCTCTCACCCCTGCTGCCGCCCGGGGTGAGTCTGCTGCGCGTGGACGGCGCACCGCCCGAGATCCGCCGGGTCCTCGTGGCCCGCCTGCCCGGCCGCCCCACCCCGGCGGTCACGGCCGTCACCCGAGCCGTCACGTCGACCGCCTGA
- a CDS encoding response regulator yields the protein MTSVLVVDDQDLIRAGLVALLRTAPGMEVVGEAQDGETAVARAMQTRPDVVLMDIRMPGMDGTTAAARILSSVADPVPQILMLTTFDLDEYVYAALRVGASGFLLKDTGPEQLVEAVNAVARGDMLFAPSVTRRLIEAYIRRADPAAVIPARLGILTTREREVLRLTAAGLSNAEIAGRLHISEATVKTHLNRTMSKLHLESRAQAVVLAYESGLVVPGEAVI from the coding sequence ATGACCAGCGTGCTCGTGGTCGACGACCAGGATCTGATACGGGCCGGCCTGGTGGCCCTGCTGCGAACGGCCCCTGGAATGGAAGTCGTCGGGGAGGCCCAGGACGGCGAGACGGCAGTGGCGCGCGCGATGCAGACCCGGCCCGACGTGGTGTTGATGGACATCCGTATGCCCGGCATGGACGGCACCACCGCCGCCGCGCGCATCCTGAGCAGTGTCGCCGATCCCGTACCGCAGATTCTCATGCTCACCACCTTCGACCTGGACGAGTACGTGTACGCGGCCCTGCGGGTGGGAGCCTCCGGGTTCCTGCTCAAGGACACGGGGCCGGAGCAACTGGTCGAGGCGGTCAACGCGGTGGCGCGCGGAGACATGCTGTTCGCACCGAGCGTGACCCGCAGACTCATCGAGGCGTACATACGCCGCGCCGACCCGGCCGCCGTCATCCCGGCGCGGCTGGGCATCCTCACCACTCGGGAGCGTGAGGTGCTGAGGCTGACCGCGGCCGGACTGTCGAACGCCGAGATCGCCGGGCGGCTCCACATCAGTGAGGCAACGGTCAAGACCCATCTCAACCGCACCATGAGCAAGTTGCACCTGGAGAGTCGTGCCCAGGCCGTCGTGCTCGCGTACGAATCAGGGCTGGTGGTGCCGGGTGAGGCGGTCATCTGA
- a CDS encoding sensor histidine kinase, with product MPVGDGVLAVGLTVAAAVVGQQYHPAGWPPFDLFAYALSALVSLPLALRGIAPFLALVSSCLAFAAYLAAGYQPSLNFWCPAIALYSVAAHRSTRASAVGAALAAAVIFYSGLAAREPGVLVAVVQAVVVPAVVWVFGHRSRQLAERNHQLAEVTAQLHREQEWRARQAVAEEQRRIARELHDVIAHHMSVISVQSGMAGYVFSSAPETARTALGTIAKSSQEALRELRRMLTLLRHGSEDDAPAGAGEARDAYAPVPGLAQVADLAERVRTAGVSVEVRTSGEPRTLPQGMELCAFRVVQESLTNVIKHAPSADASVHIEYRRRELVVTVSDNGRSTGRSVRANVAPPSGHGLIGMRERARLYGGTADAGPRTEGGFRVRLTLPVSSERFDPEGGRPPA from the coding sequence GTGCCTGTTGGTGATGGCGTGCTGGCCGTGGGCCTGACGGTGGCCGCAGCCGTCGTCGGCCAGCAGTACCACCCTGCCGGGTGGCCCCCTTTCGACCTGTTCGCCTACGCGTTGAGCGCCCTGGTCAGCCTCCCGCTCGCGCTGCGCGGCATCGCGCCGTTCCTGGCACTGGTGAGTTCCTGCCTGGCCTTCGCCGCGTATCTCGCGGCCGGCTACCAGCCCTCGCTCAACTTCTGGTGCCCCGCGATCGCTCTCTACAGCGTCGCGGCCCACCGTTCCACGCGCGCATCCGCGGTCGGCGCCGCGCTGGCCGCCGCGGTCATCTTCTACAGCGGCCTGGCCGCTCGCGAACCGGGCGTCCTGGTCGCGGTGGTGCAGGCGGTGGTGGTACCGGCAGTGGTGTGGGTGTTCGGACACCGGAGCAGACAGCTGGCCGAGCGCAACCACCAGCTCGCCGAGGTGACGGCGCAACTCCACCGTGAACAGGAATGGCGCGCGCGGCAGGCCGTCGCGGAGGAGCAGCGCCGTATCGCCCGAGAACTCCACGATGTGATCGCCCATCACATGTCGGTGATCAGCGTGCAGTCCGGCATGGCGGGATACGTCTTCTCCTCCGCCCCTGAGACCGCCCGCACTGCCTTGGGAACGATTGCGAAATCCAGCCAGGAGGCGTTGCGGGAGCTGCGTCGCATGCTGACGCTGCTGCGTCACGGCTCCGAGGACGACGCGCCTGCCGGAGCAGGAGAGGCCCGGGACGCCTACGCACCCGTGCCCGGGCTGGCGCAGGTCGCGGACCTGGCCGAGCGGGTCAGGACCGCCGGCGTGTCCGTCGAGGTCCGCACCTCCGGGGAGCCCCGGACGCTGCCGCAAGGTATGGAACTGTGTGCCTTCCGGGTGGTGCAGGAGTCACTCACCAACGTGATCAAACATGCCCCCTCGGCCGACGCCTCGGTGCACATCGAGTACCGGCGCCGGGAACTGGTCGTCACGGTCTCCGACAACGGCCGCTCGACGGGCCGCTCTGTTCGGGCCAATGTCGCGCCGCCCTCCGGACACGGCTTGATCGGCATGCGGGAACGCGCCAGGCTCTACGGTGGAACAGCGGACGCAGGCCCACGGACGGAGGGAGGATTCCGCGTGCGCCTCACTCTGCCCGTGAGCTCCGAACGGTTCGACCCTGAAGGAGGACGGCCACCGGCATGA
- a CDS encoding peptidase inhibitor family I36 protein produces the protein MWKIHGVKAFVVTGAVISAVVGAGTSAQAAGALHMYEKNNFKGGHEYVTRTDKDLRNNYYDNGKKVDNNTSSVKNTTSRYVDLWQNVGCTGAHTTSYPHTQDKKLSNDAIKDNRLSCVKFR, from the coding sequence ATGTGGAAAATCCATGGCGTCAAGGCGTTCGTCGTCACCGGTGCCGTCATCAGTGCCGTAGTGGGTGCGGGCACGAGCGCCCAGGCCGCCGGCGCTCTGCACATGTACGAGAAGAACAACTTCAAGGGCGGGCACGAATACGTCACCCGGACGGACAAGGACCTGCGCAACAACTACTACGACAACGGCAAGAAGGTCGACAACAACACCAGCTCGGTGAAGAACACGACCTCTCGTTACGTGGACCTGTGGCAGAACGTCGGCTGCACGGGCGCTCACACGACGTCCTACCCGCACACGCAGGACAAGAAGCTCAGCAACGACGCGATCAAGGACAACCGCCTGAGCTGTGTGAAGTTCAGGTGA
- a CDS encoding pirin family protein, giving the protein MSNLDREAVPALCGGRGFVVAEPVRELLSPRRVKLGESSEVRRLLPNLGRRMVGAWCFVDHYGPDDIAEEPGMQVPPHPHMGLQTVSWLHEGEVLHRDSTGSLQTIRPRELGLMTSGRAISHSEESPRSHARFLHGAQLWVALPDTDRHTDPHFEHHSELPVVTAPGLKATIILGGVDGAASPGTTYTPIVGADLALDRGADVRLPLEPDFEYAVLSMSGEAHVDGVPLLPGSMLYLGCGRTELPLRAESDAGLMLLGGEPFEEELIMWWNFIGRSQTEIEQARADWATGSRFGEVKGYAGGPLSAPALPPVPLKPRGRVR; this is encoded by the coding sequence ATGAGCAATCTTGATCGCGAGGCCGTTCCCGCTCTGTGCGGCGGCCGGGGTTTCGTGGTGGCGGAGCCGGTACGTGAACTCCTCAGCCCCCGCCGGGTCAAGCTCGGCGAGTCCAGCGAGGTCCGGCGGCTGCTGCCCAATCTGGGCCGGCGCATGGTGGGCGCGTGGTGCTTCGTCGATCACTACGGTCCCGACGACATCGCCGAAGAGCCCGGCATGCAGGTCCCGCCGCATCCGCACATGGGCCTGCAGACCGTCAGCTGGCTGCACGAGGGCGAGGTGCTGCACCGCGACTCCACGGGCAGCCTGCAGACGATCCGCCCGCGCGAGCTGGGCCTCATGACCTCCGGCCGGGCCATCAGCCACTCCGAGGAGAGCCCCAGGTCGCACGCCCGCTTCCTGCACGGCGCGCAGCTGTGGGTCGCCCTGCCCGACACCGACCGCCACACCGACCCACACTTCGAACACCACAGCGAGCTGCCCGTCGTCACGGCCCCCGGTCTCAAGGCCACGATCATCCTGGGCGGTGTCGACGGCGCCGCCTCGCCCGGCACGACGTACACGCCGATCGTCGGCGCCGATCTGGCCCTCGACCGGGGCGCGGACGTACGCCTGCCGCTGGAGCCGGACTTCGAGTACGCCGTGCTGTCCATGTCCGGCGAGGCCCACGTCGACGGCGTACCGCTGCTGCCCGGCTCCATGCTCTACCTCGGCTGCGGCCGCACCGAACTGCCCCTGCGGGCCGAGTCGGACGCGGGCCTGATGCTCCTCGGCGGCGAGCCGTTCGAGGAGGAGTTGATCATGTGGTGGAACTTCATCGGCCGCTCCCAGACGGAGATCGAGCAGGCCCGCGCCGACTGGGCGACGGGGTCGCGGTTCGGCGAGGTGAAGGGGTACGCCGGGGGTCCGCTCTCCGCGCCGGCCCTGCCGCCCGTACCGCTGAAGCCGCGGGGGCGGGTGCGCTGA
- a CDS encoding tetratricopeptide repeat protein, which translates to MDTTYYDHGTTAERWERARMFFDAKEYAASARVLDSLVEEVPQETGPRLLLARAYYHSAQLSRAEAELRVLVENDPVEHYARLMLGRTLQRQGRDDEAGTHLRLASALAGDFDSL; encoded by the coding sequence GTGGACACGACCTACTACGACCACGGGACGACCGCGGAGCGCTGGGAGCGCGCCCGGATGTTCTTCGACGCCAAGGAGTACGCCGCCTCGGCGCGCGTTCTCGACAGCCTGGTCGAGGAGGTGCCGCAGGAGACGGGCCCGCGCCTGCTGCTGGCCCGTGCGTACTACCACTCGGCGCAGCTGAGCCGGGCGGAGGCCGAACTGCGCGTCCTCGTCGAGAACGACCCCGTCGAGCACTACGCCCGTCTCATGCTCGGCCGGACGCTCCAGCGGCAGGGCCGCGACGACGAGGCCGGGACGCACCTGCGGCTCGCCTCCGCCCTCGCGGGAGATTTCGACTCCCTGTGA
- a CDS encoding PepSY-associated TM helix domain-containing protein yields the protein MSTAPTTETDESPRSATPAPPKRGGWAPLRPLVLRLHFYAGVLVAPFLLVAATTGFLYAASFQAEKILYSHEMTVPVGDGKLPISEQVAAARKAHPEGTVSAVRPSPEDDATTRVMLSGVSGIGETHTLAVFVDPYTAEVRGALEQYGSSGALPLRTWIDEFHANLKLGDDGRLYSELAASWLWVIAGGGLVLWFGRRRTQRRIRGTSGRRRTLGLHGSVGVWAAVGFVFLSATGLTWSTYAGANIDELRTSLRQATPSVSAAAGGEHAGHGSGSAEGGVEHGVGLDKVLAAARAKGLGDPVEIVPPADAESAYKVSQVQRSWPTKQDAVAVDPATGEVTDTVRFADYPVLAKLTRWGIDAHTGILFGIVNQLVLMALALSLILLILWGYRMWWQRGRASAFGRPIPRGAWQQVPAHILVPLMAGVAVLGYFVPLLGISLAAFIAVDVILGEIAYRRGRRTYGPAKGAVGEAERETEKESAK from the coding sequence ATGTCCACCGCTCCCACGACCGAGACGGACGAGTCCCCGCGGTCCGCCACCCCCGCCCCGCCCAAACGCGGCGGCTGGGCGCCGCTGCGCCCGCTGGTGCTGCGGCTGCACTTCTACGCCGGAGTGCTCGTCGCCCCGTTCCTGCTGGTCGCCGCCACGACCGGATTCCTCTACGCGGCGTCCTTCCAGGCCGAGAAGATCCTCTACTCGCACGAGATGACCGTCCCGGTCGGCGACGGGAAGCTGCCGATCTCCGAGCAGGTCGCCGCCGCGCGCAAGGCCCACCCGGAGGGCACGGTCTCCGCGGTACGCCCCTCGCCGGAGGACGACGCGACGACCAGGGTGATGCTGTCCGGCGTCTCCGGCATCGGCGAGACCCACACCCTCGCGGTGTTCGTCGACCCGTACACCGCCGAGGTGCGCGGCGCGCTCGAACAGTACGGATCCAGCGGCGCCCTGCCGCTGCGCACCTGGATCGACGAGTTCCACGCGAACCTGAAGCTCGGCGACGACGGCCGCCTCTACAGCGAACTCGCCGCCAGCTGGCTGTGGGTGATCGCCGGCGGCGGTCTCGTCCTCTGGTTCGGCCGCCGTCGTACGCAGCGGAGGATACGCGGCACCAGCGGGCGCCGGCGCACCCTCGGTCTGCACGGTTCGGTGGGCGTCTGGGCCGCCGTCGGCTTCGTCTTCCTCTCGGCGACGGGCCTGACCTGGTCGACGTACGCCGGAGCGAACATCGACGAACTGCGCACCTCGCTGCGCCAGGCGACCCCGTCGGTGTCGGCCGCCGCGGGCGGCGAACACGCGGGCCACGGCTCGGGATCGGCCGAGGGGGGCGTCGAACACGGCGTCGGCCTCGACAAGGTGCTGGCCGCCGCGCGGGCGAAGGGCCTGGGCGACCCGGTGGAGATCGTGCCGCCCGCGGACGCCGAGTCGGCGTACAAGGTCAGCCAGGTCCAGCGCAGTTGGCCCACCAAGCAGGACGCGGTCGCGGTCGACCCCGCGACCGGCGAGGTGACCGACACCGTGCGGTTCGCCGACTACCCGGTACTGGCGAAGCTCACCCGCTGGGGCATCGACGCGCACACCGGCATCCTCTTCGGCATCGTCAACCAGCTGGTGCTGATGGCGCTCGCCCTCAGCCTGATCCTGCTGATCCTGTGGGGCTACCGCATGTGGTGGCAGCGGGGCCGCGCCTCGGCCTTCGGCCGTCCGATCCCGCGCGGCGCCTGGCAGCAGGTGCCCGCGCACATCCTCGTCCCGCTGATGGCGGGCGTCGCCGTCCTCGGGTACTTCGTGCCGCTCCTCGGCATCTCGCTGGCCGCCTTCATCGCGGTGGACGTGATCCTGGGCGAGATCGCCTACCGGCGGGGCAGACGCACGTACGGCCCCGCGAAGGGGGCCGTCGGGGAGGCGGAGCGGGAGACCGAGAAGGAGTCGGCGAAGTAG
- a CDS encoding peptide deformylase — protein MASSSDLTPLSDRVEELLSRTGPLPIVAAGDPVLRGAAEPFDGQLDPALLARFVAALRDTMHAAPGVGVAAPQVGIPLRIAVIEDPAPVPDEIREVRGRVPLPFRVLVNPVYEPVGTARAAFFEGCLSVPGWQAVVARPAEVRLLARDEHGGPVDEVFTGWPARIVQHETDHLDGTLYLDRAELRSLSSNEAMAQRWAQPTPAEAAKGLGFHL, from the coding sequence ATGGCATCATCCAGTGACCTCACGCCCCTCAGCGACCGGGTGGAGGAACTCCTCTCCCGTACGGGCCCGTTGCCGATCGTCGCCGCCGGTGACCCCGTGCTGCGCGGTGCGGCCGAACCGTTCGACGGCCAGCTCGATCCGGCGCTCCTGGCCCGCTTCGTCGCGGCCCTGCGCGACACCATGCACGCGGCGCCGGGAGTCGGCGTGGCCGCGCCCCAGGTGGGCATTCCGCTGCGGATCGCGGTGATCGAGGACCCGGCGCCCGTCCCGGACGAGATCCGCGAGGTACGCGGCCGGGTACCGCTGCCCTTCCGGGTTCTGGTCAACCCGGTGTACGAGCCCGTGGGCACCGCGCGTGCCGCGTTCTTCGAGGGCTGTCTGAGCGTGCCGGGCTGGCAGGCGGTGGTGGCGAGGCCCGCCGAGGTGCGGCTCCTGGCGCGGGACGAGCACGGCGGGCCGGTGGACGAGGTGTTCACGGGCTGGCCGGCCCGGATCGTCCAGCACGAGACGGACCACCTGGACGGCACGCTCTATCTCGACCGGGCCGAACTGCGCTCGCTGTCCTCGAACGAGGCGATGGCGCAGCGGTGGGCCCAGCCGACTCCGGCCGAGGCGGCGAAGGGGCTGGGCTTCCACCTGTAG
- a CDS encoding dihydrolipoyl dehydrogenase family protein yields the protein MTETETNVYDVVVLGAGPVGENVADRARAAGLSAAIVESELVGGECSYWACMPSKALLRPVIARADARKVPGLRQAVQGPLDAAEVLAHRNYYTSDWKDDGQVQWLEGVGVDLYRGHGRLDGPRRVTVEGPDGERHVLTARHAVAVSTGTRAVLPDLPGIDAVKPWTSREATSAQAVPGRLVVVGGGVVGVEMATAWQALGSQVTILVRGKGLLPRMEPFAGELVAEALTEAGADVRTGASVESVTREGGTVVVTTSTGDRIEADEILFATGRAPRTDDVGLETVGLTPGSWLEVDDSLRVTGTDWLYGVGDVNHRALLTHQGKYQARIAGAAIAARAAGVPLLETDPWGAHSATADNAAVPQVVFTDPEAASVGLSLAEAEQAGHRVRAVDVDLATVAGAGLYADGYRGRARMIVDLDTETLRGVTFVGPGVGELIHSATVAVVGEVPVNRLWHAVPSYPTVSEVWLRLLEAYRDSK from the coding sequence ATGACGGAAACGGAAACCAACGTGTACGACGTCGTGGTGCTAGGGGCCGGGCCCGTGGGGGAGAACGTCGCCGACCGCGCCCGCGCGGCAGGCCTCTCCGCCGCGATCGTGGAGAGCGAACTGGTCGGCGGCGAGTGCTCGTACTGGGCCTGCATGCCCAGCAAGGCCCTGCTGCGCCCGGTGATCGCCCGCGCCGACGCCCGCAAGGTGCCAGGACTGCGCCAGGCCGTGCAGGGCCCCCTCGACGCGGCGGAGGTCCTCGCCCACCGCAACTACTACACCTCGGACTGGAAGGACGACGGCCAGGTCCAGTGGCTCGAAGGCGTCGGAGTCGACCTCTACCGAGGACACGGCAGGCTCGACGGACCGCGCCGGGTCACCGTCGAGGGCCCCGACGGGGAACGGCACGTACTGACCGCCCGGCACGCCGTGGCGGTCAGCACCGGCACCCGGGCCGTCCTGCCCGACCTGCCGGGAATCGACGCGGTCAAGCCCTGGACCAGCCGTGAGGCCACCAGCGCCCAGGCCGTCCCGGGCCGCCTCGTGGTCGTCGGCGGCGGAGTCGTCGGCGTCGAGATGGCCACCGCCTGGCAGGCCCTCGGCTCCCAGGTCACGATCCTCGTCCGCGGCAAGGGCCTGCTGCCCCGCATGGAGCCCTTCGCGGGCGAGCTGGTCGCCGAGGCGCTCACCGAGGCGGGCGCGGACGTCCGCACCGGCGCCTCGGTCGAGTCGGTGACACGGGAGGGCGGCACGGTCGTCGTCACCACCTCGACGGGCGACCGCATCGAGGCCGACGAGATCCTCTTCGCCACCGGACGCGCCCCGCGCACCGACGACGTCGGCCTGGAGACGGTCGGCCTCACGCCCGGTTCCTGGCTGGAGGTCGACGACAGCCTCCGCGTCACGGGCACCGACTGGCTGTACGGCGTCGGCGACGTCAACCACCGCGCCCTGCTCACCCACCAGGGCAAGTACCAGGCCCGGATCGCGGGCGCGGCCATCGCCGCCCGCGCCGCCGGTGTGCCGCTGCTGGAGACCGACCCCTGGGGCGCGCACTCCGCGACCGCCGACAACGCCGCCGTCCCCCAGGTCGTCTTCACCGACCCGGAGGCCGCTTCCGTGGGCCTCTCCCTCGCCGAGGCCGAGCAGGCCGGCCACCGCGTCAGGGCGGTCGACGTCGACCTCGCCACGGTCGCCGGCGCCGGCCTGTATGCCGACGGCTACCGCGGCCGGGCCCGCATGATCGTCGACCTGGACACCGAGACCCTGCGCGGCGTCACCTTCGTCGGCCCCGGCGTCGGCGAACTGATCCACTCCGCCACGGTCGCGGTCGTCGGAGAGGTCCCGGTGAACCGGCTGTGGCACGCGGTCCCGTCCTACCCGACGGTCAGCGAGGTGTGGCTGAGGCTGCTGGAGGCCTACCGCGACAGCAAGTAG
- the trxA gene encoding thioredoxin: MNTMSSTVELTKENFDQTVTDNEFVLIDFWAAWCGPCRQFAPVYEKAAKANSDLVFAKVDTEAQPELAAAFEIQSIPTLMIIRDQVAIFSQPGALPEAALEDVIGQARKLDMDEVRKSVAEQQAKQAE; this comes from the coding sequence ATCAACACCATGAGCAGCACCGTGGAGCTCACCAAGGAGAACTTCGACCAGACGGTCACGGACAACGAATTCGTCCTGATCGACTTCTGGGCGGCCTGGTGCGGCCCGTGCCGGCAGTTCGCCCCTGTCTACGAGAAGGCGGCGAAGGCCAATTCCGACCTGGTGTTCGCGAAGGTGGACACGGAGGCGCAGCCGGAGCTGGCCGCGGCCTTCGAGATCCAGTCGATCCCGACGCTGATGATCATCCGCGACCAGGTGGCGATCTTCTCCCAGCCGGGTGCGCTGCCCGAGGCCGCCCTGGAGGACGTCATCGGCCAGGCCCGCAAGCTGGACATGGACGAGGTCCGCAAGTCGGTGGCGGAACAGCAGGCGAAGCAGGCCGAGTAA
- a CDS encoding LacI family DNA-binding transcriptional regulator has translation MVQIPKTSAPPPPAQRSVPTSADVARLAGVSRATVSYVLNNTSAVRISEPTRRRVHQAAEELGYVPHAAARSLRAGHSRMVLMPAPDVPVGPLYSQFFNELQWALSRLEYTVVQYGGLGLQGDEAARAWAELRPVAVLAPGGGLGPRGVSVLKRSGARAVVTLGPERIEGAHALLMDHQEVGRSVGAHLLARGYRRVGVLVPEDPGLEIFSRPRLEGVRQALTGTDATVTELPLAYEEKAAADLAGRWRSLGLDAVFAYNDEFAMLLMRALQDEGVAVPDETAVVGADDLMLGRLLRPRLSTVHIELPSGRELAELVDRAVREPSAEPEARVVLGAEVVHRESS, from the coding sequence ATGGTGCAGATACCGAAAACATCCGCCCCTCCGCCGCCCGCGCAGCGCTCCGTGCCGACGAGTGCCGATGTGGCCCGTCTGGCGGGTGTGTCACGCGCGACCGTCTCCTACGTCCTCAACAACACCAGCGCCGTACGGATCAGCGAGCCCACCCGCCGCCGTGTCCACCAGGCCGCCGAGGAGCTCGGCTACGTGCCGCACGCCGCGGCCCGCAGTCTGCGCGCCGGGCACAGCCGCATGGTCCTGATGCCCGCGCCGGACGTACCCGTCGGCCCGCTCTACAGCCAGTTCTTCAACGAACTCCAGTGGGCGCTCAGCCGCCTCGAATACACCGTCGTGCAGTACGGGGGCCTCGGCCTCCAGGGCGACGAGGCGGCCCGCGCCTGGGCCGAGCTGCGGCCGGTCGCCGTCCTGGCGCCCGGCGGGGGCCTCGGGCCGCGGGGCGTCTCCGTGCTCAAGCGCTCCGGCGCCCGGGCCGTGGTCACCCTCGGCCCCGAACGCATCGAGGGCGCACACGCGCTCCTCATGGACCACCAGGAGGTCGGCCGCAGCGTCGGCGCGCACCTGCTGGCCCGGGGCTACCGGCGCGTCGGGGTGCTGGTGCCCGAGGATCCCGGTCTGGAGATCTTCTCCAGGCCCCGGCTCGAAGGCGTACGGCAGGCCCTGACCGGCACGGACGCCACGGTCACCGAGCTGCCGCTCGCCTACGAGGAGAAGGCCGCGGCCGATCTCGCGGGGCGCTGGCGGTCGCTCGGCCTGGACGCCGTCTTCGCGTACAACGACGAGTTCGCGATGCTGCTGATGCGTGCGCTGCAGGACGAGGGCGTCGCCGTCCCGGACGAGACGGCCGTCGTCGGCGCGGACGATCTGATGCTCGGACGGCTGCTGAGGCCGCGGCTGAGCACGGTCCACATCGAGCTGCCGTCCGGGCGGGAGCTGGCCGAGCTGGTCGACCGGGCGGTGCGGGAGCCGTCGGCGGAGCCGGAGGCCCGGGTGGTGCTGGGGGCGGAGGTCGTCCACCGGGAGTCGAGCTGA